One Mycolicibacterium fluoranthenivorans DNA segment encodes these proteins:
- a CDS encoding MarR family transcriptional regulator: MSAPLYSPGAADAGDLDTRTVGRQALLSRLVQRFGTASTDGSRPHTLLVGPRGSGKTHTVRVALHRTLGSHAEDVLPLIIPEDALAIGNYGDLLVELLRTHDPTAKNLRRDVVALERAILDIADGRMVLAVIENLDRVFDAIGEAGQGSLRAWVETSTAVTIFATTPALFPGVSSRTLPWYGSFIIEELGDLDTAEGAQLIARAAHDRGDDELAGYAISPDGLYRLGEVAATAGGTPRLWRLVAEVADRDSLCAVTPVITALLDRLSPLYQQRLWQLPAGEQRLVVEIARGDGPRTVSDLAAAVGVSSQTASAALGRLVTARWVVATKSDAGDRRATWYDLTEPLVRHVVRYREGRWTP, translated from the coding sequence ATGAGCGCTCCCCTCTACAGCCCGGGTGCCGCCGACGCCGGAGACCTCGACACGCGGACCGTCGGCCGCCAAGCCCTGTTGTCACGGCTGGTCCAGCGTTTCGGTACCGCCTCGACCGACGGATCCCGCCCCCACACCCTGCTCGTCGGGCCTCGCGGCAGCGGTAAGACGCACACCGTCCGCGTCGCTCTGCACCGCACGCTGGGTTCACACGCCGAAGATGTACTGCCCCTGATCATCCCGGAAGACGCCCTGGCCATCGGCAACTACGGCGACCTACTCGTCGAACTGCTGCGGACACACGATCCGACCGCCAAGAACCTCAGACGTGACGTCGTCGCCCTCGAGCGGGCCATCCTCGACATCGCCGACGGCAGGATGGTACTGGCGGTCATCGAGAATCTGGACCGCGTGTTCGATGCGATCGGCGAGGCGGGTCAGGGCAGCTTGCGGGCCTGGGTCGAAACCTCCACCGCGGTAACAATTTTCGCCACCACGCCGGCACTGTTCCCGGGGGTCTCGTCGCGCACACTGCCGTGGTACGGCTCTTTCATCATCGAGGAGCTGGGCGATCTGGACACCGCCGAGGGAGCCCAGCTCATCGCCCGGGCGGCCCATGACCGCGGGGACGACGAACTGGCCGGCTATGCGATATCGCCAGACGGGTTGTACCGCCTCGGCGAGGTCGCGGCGACGGCCGGCGGGACACCGCGGTTGTGGCGCCTGGTCGCCGAGGTCGCCGACCGCGACAGCTTGTGCGCGGTGACACCGGTGATCACCGCCCTGCTGGACCGGCTCTCCCCCCTCTACCAGCAGCGACTCTGGCAACTACCGGCGGGCGAACAGCGCCTGGTGGTCGAGATCGCCCGCGGCGACGGGCCACGCACGGTATCCGATCTGGCTGCAGCGGTGGGCGTTTCGAGCCAGACTGCGTCGGCGGCCCTGGGCCGCCTGGTGACCGCTCGCTGGGTGGTGGCCACCAAATCCGATGCGGGTGACCGCCGCGCCACCTGGTATGACCTCACCGAACCGCTCGTGCGGCACGTGGTGCGCTATCGGGAGGGACGGTGGACTCCGTGA
- the sucD gene encoding succinate--CoA ligase subunit alpha, producing the protein MSIFLNADSKVIVQGITGGEGTKHTALMLKAGTQVVGGVNARKAGTTVSHKDKDGNDIELPVFASVAEAMKETGADVSIAFVPPAFSKDAIIEAIDAEIPLLVVITEGIPVQDSAYAWAYNVDKGEKTRIIGPNCPGIITPGESLVGITPNNITGKGPIGLVSKSGTLTYQMMYELRDLGFSTAIGIGGDPVIGTTHIDAIEAFEKDPETKLIVMIGEIGGDAEEKAGAYIKANVTKPVVGYVAGFTAPEGKTMGHAGAIVSDGAGTAQGKKEALEAAGVKVGKTPSETAKLAREIFETL; encoded by the coding sequence ATGTCTATATTCCTGAACGCGGATTCCAAGGTCATCGTCCAGGGCATTACCGGCGGCGAGGGCACCAAGCACACCGCGCTGATGCTCAAGGCCGGCACCCAGGTCGTCGGCGGCGTCAACGCCCGCAAGGCCGGAACGACGGTGTCGCACAAAGATAAAGATGGCAACGATATCGAGCTGCCGGTGTTCGCGTCGGTGGCCGAGGCCATGAAGGAGACCGGCGCCGACGTGTCGATCGCCTTCGTGCCGCCGGCCTTCTCCAAGGACGCCATCATCGAGGCCATCGACGCCGAGATCCCGCTGCTGGTGGTCATCACCGAGGGAATCCCGGTGCAGGACAGCGCCTACGCGTGGGCCTACAACGTCGACAAGGGTGAGAAGACCCGCATCATCGGGCCCAACTGCCCCGGCATCATCACCCCCGGTGAGTCGCTGGTCGGCATCACGCCGAACAACATCACCGGCAAGGGCCCGATCGGCCTGGTGTCCAAGTCCGGCACCCTGACCTACCAGATGATGTACGAGCTGCGCGATCTCGGGTTCTCCACCGCCATCGGCATCGGCGGCGACCCGGTCATCGGCACGACCCACATCGACGCCATCGAGGCGTTCGAGAAGGATCCCGAGACCAAGCTGATCGTGATGATCGGTGAGATCGGTGGCGATGCGGAGGAGAAGGCGGGGGCCTACATCAAGGCCAACGTCACCAAGCCCGTCGTCGGCTATGTCGCCGGCTTCACCGCACCCGAGGGCAAGACCATGGGCCACGCCGGCGCCATCGTCTCCGACGGTGCGGGCACCGCACAGGGCAAGAAGGAAGCCCTCGAGGCCGCAGGTGTGAAGGTCGGCAAGACGCCGTCCGAGACCGCCAAGCTGGCCCGGGAGATCTTCGAAACCCTGTAG
- the sucC gene encoding ADP-forming succinate--CoA ligase subunit beta has protein sequence MDLFEYQAKELFAKHNVPTTPGRVTDSPEDAKAIAEEIGKPVMVKAQVKVGGRGKAGGVKYAATPEDAFTHAQNILGLDIKGHVVKKLLVAEASDIAEEYYISFLLDRSNRTYLAMCSVEGGMEIEEVAATKPERLAKVPVNAVKGVDLAFAREIAEKGHLPAEVLDAAAVTIQKLWEVFVGEDATLVEVNPLVRTPDDQILALDGKVTLDANADFRQPGHAEFEDKDATDPLELKAKENDLNYVKLDGEVGIIGNGAGLVMSTLDVVAYAGEKHGNVKPANFLDIGGGASAEVMAAGLDVILNDAQVKSVFVNVFGGITACDAVANGIVKALQILGDEANKPLVVRLDGNNVEEGRRILAEANHPLVIQAETMDAGADKAAELANK, from the coding sequence ATGGATCTCTTCGAATATCAGGCGAAAGAGCTGTTCGCCAAGCACAACGTCCCCACCACTCCCGGCCGGGTCACCGACTCGCCCGAGGACGCCAAGGCGATCGCCGAGGAGATCGGTAAGCCGGTCATGGTGAAGGCTCAGGTCAAGGTCGGCGGCCGCGGCAAGGCCGGCGGCGTGAAGTACGCGGCCACCCCCGAGGACGCCTTCACCCACGCCCAGAACATTCTCGGCCTCGACATCAAGGGCCACGTCGTCAAGAAGCTGCTCGTTGCCGAGGCCAGCGATATCGCCGAGGAGTACTACATCTCCTTCCTGCTGGACCGCTCCAACCGCACCTACCTGGCCATGTGCTCGGTCGAGGGCGGTATGGAGATCGAAGAGGTCGCCGCGACCAAGCCCGAACGGCTGGCCAAGGTGCCCGTCAACGCCGTCAAGGGTGTCGACCTGGCCTTCGCACGCGAGATCGCCGAGAAGGGCCACCTGCCCGCCGAGGTGCTCGACGCCGCGGCCGTCACCATCCAGAAGCTGTGGGAGGTGTTCGTCGGCGAGGACGCCACCCTGGTGGAGGTCAACCCGCTGGTCCGCACTCCCGACGACCAGATCCTGGCCCTGGACGGCAAGGTCACCCTGGACGCCAACGCCGACTTCCGCCAGCCCGGCCACGCCGAGTTCGAGGACAAGGACGCCACCGATCCCCTGGAGCTCAAGGCCAAGGAGAACGACCTCAACTACGTCAAGCTCGACGGCGAGGTCGGCATCATCGGTAACGGCGCCGGCCTGGTCATGTCGACCCTGGACGTCGTCGCCTACGCCGGTGAGAAGCACGGCAACGTCAAGCCCGCCAACTTCCTCGACATCGGTGGTGGCGCCTCGGCCGAGGTCATGGCCGCCGGTCTGGACGTCATCCTCAACGACGCTCAGGTCAAGAGCGTGTTCGTGAACGTCTTCGGCGGCATCACCGCGTGTGACGCGGTGGCCAACGGCATCGTCAAGGCGCTGCAGATCCTCGGCGACGAGGCCAACAAGCCGCTCGTGGTGCGCCTGGACGGCAACAACGTCGAAGAGGGCCGCCGCATCCTGGCCGAAGCCAACCACCCCCTGGTCATCCAGGCCGAGACCATGGACGCCGGCGCCGACAAGGCCGCCGAGCTGGCCAACAAGTAA
- a CDS encoding M23 family metallopeptidase codes for MPEHSSSRFPQGTPTNARTAKNPLSAAEITDIIPFNEFGDLHELEFRDSSAFDKEQRVIAAPELDDLHDTDDLVPLRLAVPTEFESHEPRPSARGYRDSHTDLSDGLAQTDVIDIRGQRIGGAHRKQTVGAVKSRLLIAAMAAGATASGAYTLSTADSSTATSDTVLTGAQAGISGGVITGSADGMQIVTVEPAASSAVHAEEITKAAAFAQERAEREARLNRPLFVMPTKGVWTSGFGYRWGVLHAGIDIAGPIGTPIVAVADGTVIDAGPTAGYGAWVKIRHNDGTVTLYGHVNTWLVSVGQRVMAGDQIATIGNRGNSTGPHCHFEVLLNGSNRIDPVPWLAQRGLSPGTYVG; via the coding sequence TTGCCTGAGCACAGTTCGTCCCGGTTCCCCCAGGGAACACCGACGAACGCTCGCACCGCGAAGAATCCACTCTCGGCCGCCGAAATCACCGACATCATCCCGTTCAACGAGTTCGGTGACCTGCACGAACTCGAGTTCCGCGACAGCTCCGCCTTCGACAAGGAGCAGCGCGTCATCGCCGCTCCCGAACTCGACGATCTGCACGACACCGACGACCTGGTCCCGCTGCGGCTCGCCGTGCCGACCGAGTTCGAATCCCACGAGCCCCGGCCCTCGGCCCGCGGCTACCGCGACAGTCACACCGACCTGAGCGACGGCCTGGCCCAGACCGATGTCATCGATATCCGCGGCCAGCGCATCGGTGGTGCGCACCGCAAGCAGACCGTGGGTGCGGTCAAGAGCCGGCTCCTGATCGCCGCCATGGCCGCCGGCGCCACCGCCTCGGGTGCTTACACGCTGAGCACCGCCGACTCGTCCACGGCCACCTCGGACACCGTGCTGACCGGCGCCCAAGCCGGGATCAGCGGCGGCGTCATCACCGGGTCGGCCGACGGGATGCAGATCGTGACCGTCGAGCCGGCCGCCAGCTCGGCCGTGCACGCCGAGGAGATCACCAAGGCCGCCGCATTCGCCCAGGAACGTGCCGAGCGTGAAGCGCGGTTGAACCGGCCGCTGTTCGTCATGCCCACCAAGGGCGTGTGGACATCGGGCTTCGGCTACCGCTGGGGCGTACTGCATGCCGGAATCGACATCGCCGGGCCGATCGGCACGCCCATCGTGGCCGTCGCCGACGGCACCGTCATCGACGCCGGCCCGACCGCCGGTTACGGCGCATGGGTCAAGATCCGCCACAACGACGGCACCGTGACGCTCTACGGCCACGTGAACACCTGGCTGGTGTCCGTGGGCCAGCGCGTGATGGCCGGTGACCAGATCGCCACCATCGGCAACCGCGGCAACTCCACCGGACCGCACTGCCACTTCGAAGTCTTGCTCAACGGCAGCAACCGCATCGACCCGGTGCCGTGGCTCGCTCAGCGGGGGCTTAGCCCCGGCACCTACGTTGGATGA
- the pcrA gene encoding DNA helicase PcrA: MTLAADTDNLLDGLNPQQRQAVLHEGSPLLIVAGAGSGKTAVLTRRVAYLLAARDVGVGQILAITFTNKAAAEMRERVVQLVGPRARNMWVSTFHSTCVRILRNQASLMPGLNSNFSIYDADDSRRLLMMIAKDMGLDTKRYSPRVLSNGISNLKNELIDPERAVAELTDSSDDMSRTVASVFGEYQRRLRAANALDFDDLIGETVYVLQAFPQVAQYYRRRFRHILVDEYQDTNHAQYMLVRELVGHDPDDQVPPGELCVVGDADQSIYAFRGATIRNIEDFERDYPNATTILLEQNYRSTQTILNAANAVISRNAGRREKRLWTDSGEGELIVGFVADNEHDEARFVAGEIDALGDQNQINYNDVAVFYRTNNSSRALEEVFIRSGIPYKVVGGVRFYERKEIRDIVAYLRVLDNPGDSVSMRRILNTPRRGIGDRAEACVAVYAENTGTNFNDALQVAAEGKVPMLNTRSEKAIASFVGLLDSLRAGLDGELGDLVEAVLDRTGYRRELESSNDPQDLARLDNLNELVSVAHEFSIDLANAHALREEEDLVDEDIPDTGVLAQFLERVSLVADADGIPEEGSGVVTMMTLHTAKGLEFPVVFVTGWEDGMFPHMRALGDPTELSEERRLAYVGITRARQRLYLSRAKVRSSWGQPMLNPESRFLREIPEDLINWRRVETPASVLSAPRSVGRFADSARPAPAKVRNRTVITLEPGDRVTHDKYGLGRVEEVSGVGESAMSLIDFGSAGRVKLMHNHAPVSKL, encoded by the coding sequence ATGACTCTTGCTGCTGACACCGACAACTTGCTGGACGGCCTCAACCCGCAGCAGCGCCAGGCCGTGCTGCACGAAGGTTCGCCGCTGCTCATCGTGGCGGGCGCCGGCTCGGGTAAGACGGCGGTGCTCACCCGGCGGGTCGCCTACCTGCTGGCCGCCCGCGACGTCGGCGTCGGCCAGATCCTGGCCATCACCTTCACCAACAAGGCCGCCGCGGAGATGCGCGAACGGGTGGTGCAACTGGTCGGGCCCCGCGCGCGCAACATGTGGGTCTCGACGTTCCACTCCACATGTGTGCGCATCCTGCGCAACCAGGCCTCCCTGATGCCCGGGCTGAACTCGAACTTCTCCATCTACGACGCCGACGATTCCCGGCGGCTGCTGATGATGATCGCCAAGGACATGGGACTGGACACCAAGCGGTATTCACCGCGGGTGCTGTCCAATGGCATCTCCAATCTGAAGAACGAGCTGATCGACCCGGAGCGCGCGGTCGCCGAGCTGACCGATTCCTCCGATGACATGTCGCGCACCGTGGCCTCGGTGTTCGGCGAATACCAGCGGCGCCTGCGCGCGGCCAACGCCCTGGACTTCGATGACCTCATCGGTGAGACGGTCTATGTGCTGCAGGCGTTCCCACAGGTGGCGCAGTACTACCGCAGGCGCTTCCGGCACATCCTGGTCGACGAGTACCAGGACACCAACCACGCCCAGTACATGTTGGTGCGTGAGTTGGTGGGCCACGATCCTGACGATCAGGTGCCCCCGGGTGAGCTGTGTGTGGTCGGTGACGCCGACCAGTCCATCTACGCGTTCCGCGGCGCCACCATCCGCAACATCGAGGACTTCGAGCGCGACTACCCGAACGCGACAACCATTCTGCTGGAACAGAATTACCGCTCCACCCAGACCATCCTGAACGCTGCCAACGCGGTCATCTCCCGCAATGCCGGGCGGCGCGAGAAGCGGCTGTGGACCGATTCCGGCGAGGGTGAGCTGATCGTCGGTTTCGTCGCCGACAACGAGCATGACGAGGCGCGGTTCGTGGCGGGCGAGATCGACGCGCTGGGCGACCAGAACCAGATCAACTACAACGATGTGGCGGTCTTCTACCGCACCAACAACTCGTCGCGTGCGCTGGAGGAGGTGTTCATCCGCTCCGGCATCCCGTACAAGGTCGTCGGCGGCGTGCGGTTCTACGAGCGCAAGGAGATTCGCGATATCGTCGCCTACCTGCGGGTGCTGGACAACCCCGGCGACTCGGTGAGCATGCGGCGCATCCTCAACACCCCGCGCCGCGGCATCGGGGACCGGGCCGAGGCCTGTGTGGCGGTGTACGCGGAGAACACCGGCACCAACTTCAACGACGCGCTGCAGGTGGCCGCCGAGGGCAAGGTCCCGATGCTCAACACCCGCTCGGAGAAGGCTATCGCCTCCTTCGTGGGGCTGCTGGACTCGTTGCGGGCCGGGCTCGACGGTGAACTCGGCGATCTGGTCGAGGCGGTGCTCGACCGCACCGGATACCGCCGCGAACTCGAATCGTCGAACGACCCGCAAGATCTCGCGCGGCTGGACAACCTCAACGAATTGGTCAGCGTCGCACACGAATTCAGCATCGACCTGGCCAATGCGCATGCGCTGCGCGAGGAAGAGGACCTAGTCGACGAGGACATTCCCGACACCGGGGTGCTGGCCCAGTTCCTGGAGCGGGTGTCGCTGGTGGCCGACGCCGACGGCATCCCCGAAGAGGGTTCGGGTGTGGTCACCATGATGACCCTGCACACGGCCAAGGGCCTGGAATTCCCGGTGGTCTTCGTCACGGGCTGGGAGGACGGCATGTTCCCGCACATGCGCGCCCTCGGCGACCCGACGGAGCTGTCCGAGGAACGCCGGCTGGCTTATGTCGGTATCACCCGGGCCCGGCAACGGCTGTATCTGAGCCGCGCCAAGGTGCGGTCGTCCTGGGGACAGCCGATGCTGAACCCGGAGTCCCGGTTCCTGCGTGAGATCCCCGAAGACCTCATCAACTGGCGCCGCGTCGAGACGCCGGCATCAGTGCTGAGCGCCCCGCGCAGTGTGGGGCGGTTCGCCGACAGCGCACGCCCGGCGCCGGCCAAGGTGCGCAACCGCACGGTGATCACCCTGGAACCAGGCGACCGGGTGACCCATGACAAGTACGGGCTGGGCCGGGTCGAGGAGGTGTCCGGCGTCGGCGAATCGGCCATGTCGCTCATCGACTTCGGTAGCGCCGGCCGGGTCAAGCTGATGCACAACCACGCGCCGGTGAGCAAGCTCTGA
- a CDS encoding chorismate mutase yields the protein MKPKPTNSEEPMTIETSELPNIDDLRLEIDRLDAEILAAIARRKEVSQTIGKIRMASGGTRLVHSREMKVIERYSELGPEGKDLAMLLLRMGRGRLGH from the coding sequence ATGAAACCAAAACCCACCAACAGCGAGGAACCCATGACCATCGAAACCAGCGAGCTGCCGAACATCGACGATCTGCGCCTGGAGATCGACCGCCTCGACGCCGAGATCCTGGCCGCCATCGCACGCCGCAAAGAGGTCTCCCAGACCATCGGCAAGATCCGGATGGCCTCCGGCGGCACCCGCCTGGTGCACAGCCGCGAGATGAAGGTGATCGAGCGCTACAGCGAGCTGGGTCCCGAGGGCAAGGACCTCGCGATGCTGCTGCTGCGCATGGGCCGCGGCCGGCTCGGCCACTAA
- the modA gene encoding molybdate ABC transporter substrate-binding protein has product MRAWAAAGLATAAVVSGCGSDTSPGGAAPAQHLVVFAAASLKQTFTQIGDQFKTDNPGATVEFSFAGSSDLVTQLTQGATADVFASADAKNMDKAAAAGLLAGDPVTFATNVLTIAVAPGNPKGIKTFGDLAKPGLNVVVCAPQVPCGSATKKVEDTTKVTLAPVSEETSVTDVLGKVSTGQADAGLVYVTDVAGSGGKVDGVGFPESSGAVNTYPIATLKSAANADLAHKFIDLVTGAAGQKVLEQAGFGRPR; this is encoded by the coding sequence ATGAGGGCGTGGGCGGCTGCCGGACTGGCCACGGCGGCAGTGGTCAGCGGCTGCGGGTCGGACACGTCGCCCGGCGGCGCGGCGCCCGCGCAGCACCTCGTGGTGTTCGCCGCGGCCTCGCTGAAGCAGACCTTCACCCAGATCGGCGATCAGTTCAAGACCGACAATCCGGGGGCGACGGTGGAGTTCTCCTTCGCCGGATCCTCGGACCTGGTGACGCAGCTGACGCAGGGCGCCACCGCCGATGTGTTCGCCTCGGCAGACGCCAAGAACATGGACAAGGCGGCCGCGGCCGGGCTGCTGGCCGGGGACCCGGTGACCTTCGCGACGAACGTGCTGACCATCGCGGTGGCCCCCGGTAACCCCAAGGGCATCAAGACTTTCGGCGATCTGGCCAAACCCGGTCTGAACGTGGTGGTGTGCGCGCCGCAGGTGCCGTGCGGGTCAGCGACGAAGAAGGTCGAGGACACCACCAAGGTGACGCTGGCGCCGGTCAGCGAGGAAACCTCGGTGACCGATGTGCTGGGCAAGGTGTCCACCGGCCAGGCCGACGCGGGGCTGGTGTACGTCACCGATGTCGCGGGATCGGGCGGCAAGGTCGACGGCGTCGGGTTCCCGGAGTCCTCCGGTGCGGTGAACACCTACCCGATCGCCACCCTGAAGAGTGCCGCGAATGCGGACCTGGCCCACAAGTTCATCGACCTCGTGACCGGTGCGGCGGGTCAGAAGGTGCTGGAGCAGGCGGGCTTCGGTAGGCCGCGTTAG
- a CDS encoding TOBE domain-containing protein yields the protein MPTLRIREAAELLGVSDDTVRRWIDDGSIAASTDESGRKVLDGAQLAGFVREHAGRVPQDPVAIGSSARNRFAGLVTKVVSDTVMSQVEMQCGPFTVVSLMSTDAVRDLQLEPGSVAVAVVKATTVIVETPGDT from the coding sequence GTGCCGACACTCCGTATCCGCGAGGCCGCCGAGCTGCTCGGGGTCAGCGATGACACCGTCCGGCGCTGGATCGACGACGGCAGCATCGCGGCGAGTACGGACGAGTCGGGACGCAAGGTGCTCGACGGCGCCCAGCTGGCTGGCTTCGTCCGCGAGCATGCCGGCCGGGTGCCGCAGGATCCGGTCGCGATCGGCAGTTCCGCGCGCAACCGATTCGCCGGGCTGGTCACCAAGGTCGTCTCGGACACGGTGATGTCCCAGGTCGAGATGCAGTGCGGACCGTTCACCGTCGTCTCCCTGATGAGCACCGACGCCGTGCGCGATCTTCAGCTCGAGCCCGGCAGCGTCGCCGTGGCCGTCGTCAAGGCCACCACCGTCATCGTCGAGACCCCGGGAGACACGTAG
- a CDS encoding NAD-dependent succinate-semialdehyde dehydrogenase, with product MRTEHLAELISSVPTGLWIGGEERAGSSTFEVHNPATDEVITSVADATPEDGIAALDAAVAVQAEWAATAPRERGEILRSVFETLTARAEDVATLMTLEMGKVIAESRGEVKYGSEFFRWFSEEAVRIGGRYTHSPAGTGRIVVTKMPVGPCYAITPWNFPLAMGTRKIGPALAAGCTMLVKPAQETPLTMLLLAKLIDEAGLPKGVLSVLPTSNPGALTTALIDDGRLRKLTFTGSTGVGKALVKQSSDKLLRTSMELGGNAPFVVFDDADVDAAVEGALLAKMRNGGEACTAANRFHVANAVRAEFTEKLVKRMSEYQLGNGLDDASTLGPLISPKQLGIVNALVSDAVDRGAEVAVGGEAPAGPGNFFPATVLAGVPADARILKEEVFGPVAPIAGFDTEEEGIAAANATEYGLASYIYTQSLDRALRVAEAIESGMVGVNRGVISDPAAPFGGVKESGFGREGGTEGIEEYLETKYIAFTP from the coding sequence ATGCGCACCGAACACTTGGCAGAGCTGATTTCATCCGTGCCCACCGGACTGTGGATCGGCGGCGAAGAGCGCGCCGGCTCGTCCACCTTCGAGGTGCACAATCCCGCGACCGACGAGGTGATCACCTCCGTCGCCGATGCCACGCCGGAAGACGGTATCGCCGCGCTGGACGCCGCGGTGGCCGTGCAGGCCGAGTGGGCTGCCACCGCACCCCGCGAGCGCGGCGAGATTCTCCGGTCGGTCTTCGAAACGCTCACTGCGCGTGCCGAAGACGTCGCCACGCTGATGACGCTGGAGATGGGCAAGGTCATCGCCGAGAGCCGCGGCGAGGTGAAGTACGGCTCCGAGTTCTTCCGCTGGTTCTCCGAGGAGGCCGTGCGCATCGGCGGCCGCTACACCCACAGCCCCGCCGGTACCGGCCGCATCGTCGTCACCAAGATGCCGGTCGGCCCGTGCTACGCCATCACGCCGTGGAACTTCCCGCTGGCGATGGGCACCCGCAAGATCGGCCCGGCCCTGGCCGCCGGCTGCACCATGCTGGTCAAGCCCGCGCAGGAGACCCCACTGACCATGTTGCTGCTGGCCAAGCTGATCGACGAGGCGGGCCTGCCCAAGGGTGTGCTCTCGGTGCTGCCCACCTCGAACCCCGGCGCGCTGACCACCGCGCTGATCGACGACGGCCGGCTGCGCAAGCTGACGTTCACCGGCTCCACCGGCGTGGGCAAGGCGCTGGTGAAGCAGTCCTCGGACAAACTGCTGCGCACATCGATGGAACTCGGCGGCAACGCCCCCTTCGTGGTGTTCGACGACGCCGATGTCGATGCCGCCGTCGAGGGCGCCCTGTTGGCCAAGATGCGTAACGGCGGCGAGGCCTGCACGGCGGCCAACCGGTTCCACGTCGCCAACGCGGTGCGCGCGGAATTCACCGAGAAGCTCGTCAAGCGGATGAGCGAGTACCAGCTGGGCAACGGGCTCGATGATGCGTCCACGCTGGGGCCGCTGATCTCACCGAAGCAGCTGGGCATCGTCAACGCGCTGGTGTCGGATGCGGTGGACCGCGGTGCAGAGGTCGCCGTCGGCGGGGAGGCCCCGGCCGGCCCCGGCAACTTCTTCCCGGCCACGGTGCTGGCCGGGGTGCCCGCCGATGCCCGCATCCTCAAGGAGGAGGTGTTCGGGCCCGTCGCGCCGATCGCCGGGTTCGACACCGAGGAAGAGGGCATCGCCGCGGCCAACGCCACCGAATACGGCTTGGCGTCCTACATCTACACCCAGTCCCTGGACCGTGCCCTACGGGTGGCCGAGGCGATCGAGTCGGGCATGGTCGGGGTGAACCGCGGGGTCATCTCGGATCCCGCCGCACCGTTCGGCGGCGTGAAGGAATCCGGGTTCGGCCGCGAGGGCGGCACCGAGGGTATCGAGGAGTATCTGGAGACGAAGTACATCGCCTTCACCCCGTAG